The nucleotide sequence GAGCGCCAGTCCTGCGCCGCTCATACGGCCGCGGTATCGGGCCTCGAAGGACATAGGGTCCGGCCGATATCTCAAATTCGACAGGCCGCATGCACGGCTCGGCAACTGCGGCGGCGTACGACGCGATCATGAGTCTTCCTGATTCCGAGTTTCGAGTGCTGGGCGTGGCCGCCGCCATCGGCGGCCTCCTCGTGATGATGCTCGCCGGTCAGCCCTCGGTCGCATCGCTCGGCTGGGGGTGCCTGGGGCTCCTTCTCTTCGGGGTGTCCCGCCTCATGCCGCGCCGGAAAGCCGGGCCTGCCATCGTGCCGAGCCCGGTCGCAACGCCGCTCGAAGGGAACGCGACGGCAGGCAGCGAAGCCGAGGATGAGCCGGCCGCGCTTCCGGGGGATCTCCACGCGGTGCTTCAGCGCAAGGTGCGCGTTCAGCGTCCGGTCAATCCGATCGTCGCTTCGTCGCTCCTACCGCCGTCCCGTGCTTCGCGGTCTCCCTCGACCGGTTGAGCGCTCCTGCAGGATCGGCCGTCGGGGCCATATCGCGTTCGGTTTCACGGCCGATGCGCAGCACCAACGCGCCCGCCACGATAAGCACCACGGCCACCGCGGCCAAACCGTCGTCGAAGCGCCCGGTTGCGTCGCGGACCCACCCCATGAGGGCCGGCCCGGCGAAGCCGCCGAGACTGCCGAGCGCGTTGATCAGCGCGATGCCGCCCGCCGCCGCGGTTCCGCTGAGCAGCCGCGTCGGTAGGGTCCAGAAGGTCGGCAGCGCCGCGAACACCCCCAAAGCCGCCAGGCTCAGCGTGACGATGGTGAGGAGCGGCGTACCGGCCTGGCTCGCGGCGAGAAGGGCGAGGCCGGCGGCGACGGTCGGGATGGCGACGTGGCGGACCCGCTCTCCCCTACGATCGGAGCGCCGCGTCCAGGCGAGCATCCCGGCCGCCGAGACGATATAGGGAACGGCAGTGACGAAGCCCGTCGCCGTCGTCGAGAAGCCGAAGCTGCTCACGATCTGCGGCAACCATAGGCCGACGGCGTAGAGGCCGGTGCTGAGCCCGAAATAGACCAGCCCGAGCCCGAGCAATCGCGGGTCGCGCAGAGCGTCGCTGAGATGGGCCGTCCGGCCCGGCCGCAGGCGATGATCCTCCGCCATCCGCGCGATGAGGGTTGCCCGCTCCGCGTCGGTCAGCCAGGTGGCGCGTTCGGGCCGGTCGGTGAGGACGAACAGGGTCGCAAGGCCGAGAGCCAGGCTGGGGGCGGCCTCCAGCAGGTAGAGCCACTGCCATCCCGCGAGGCCGAGCCAACCGTCGGTGAGGCTCATGACGAGGCCGGAAAGCGGCGCGCCGATCGCCGCCGAGAGCGGGACCGCCATCATGAAGGTGCCGACGATGCCCGCGCGCTGCGCGGCGGGAAACCAGTAGGTCAGGTAGAGGATGATGCCGGGAAAGAAGCCGGCCTCGGCAAGCCCGAGGAGGATGCGGACGAGGTAGAACGACCATTCGCCGGTCACAAACGCCGTCGAGGCGGAGATCAGCGACCACGTCACCATGATCCGCGCGATCCAGATCCGCGCGCCGACCCGCTCCAGGATCAGGTTGCTCGGCACTTCGAAGACGACGTAGCCGAGGAAGAATAGCCCCGCGCCGAGCCCGTAGGCCGTGGCCGAGAGGCCGATATCCCGGTTCATGGTGAGAGCGGCGAAGCCGACATTCACCCGGTCGAGATAGGCGAAGAAGTAGCAAAGCATCAGGAAGGGCAGCAGGCGCCGCGCCACCTTGCCCGTGAGCGCATCCGCCATTCGCTCGTCCTACCCTTCACATCGTCCGGCCCTCGTAACGAACTTGCCGGCAGCCGGATAGAAGCGGGCTCAGATCGAGCAGCGCCGGCCTGAGCGTCCCTCGGAACCGCCGCCGCGCGGCCGGGCTTCTCCTGTCACGGGTCCTGCTCCCGCACGACCCCGACAATCGTGACAGGAGGACGCCATGGGTCTGTTCACGAAGGACATCAAGTCGCTGGACGACCTCTTCGTCCACACCTTGCAGGACGTCTATTACGCCGAGAACCAGATCACCAAGGCTCTGCCGACGATGATCGGGAAGGCGACGAACGCGCAGCTCCGCCAGGGCTTCGAGACGCATCTGCGTGAGACGGAAGGGCAGATCAAGCGCCTGGAGCAGGTGTTCGAGATGCACGGTCACAAGCCGAAGGCGGTCAATTGCCCTGCCATCGACGGGATCATCAAGGAGGCCAACGAGACCGCGGGCGAGGTCGCCGATAAAGAAGTGCTCGATGCGGCGCTTCTCGCGGCGGCGCAGGCTGTGGAGCATTACGAGATCGCCCGCTACGGAACCCTCGTCGCCTGGGCCAAGCGGCTCGGCCGGGACGATTGCGCCGCCGTGCTCCAGCAGACGCTAGACGAGGAGAAGGCGACCGATCAGAAGCTCACGGCACTGGCTGAGAGCCGGGTGAACCAGAAGGCCGCTTGATCATGGCCGAGCCGGAGCGTCCCGTTTCCGACGATCGTTCCGTGCCGCCCGCGCAGGGGCCCGTCCCGGGGATCGACCGGCCGCGATCCGATCCGCAGCCCGGTCCCCATTCCCCGCCGACCGAGGATGCGGCGCGGCCATCGAACAAGGCAGGGAGCGGCTGAGCCGCCCCTCGCTTCCGTTCGGCCGACACCGTCCCCGACGGACGAGTGCCGGCCGGCGAAAACGGGCGCGGTCTCTTCCGTCTCGAATGCCTCAGTCGAGCGCCCTTTTAAATTTCCGGACGCGGCGTTGTCGATCAATTCCTCGCGGCGTCGCCGCGCCGGAAAAGTGGGCCGACCATGTCCAGAGCCGCTTCGACGGCAGGTCCATCCGGCAGCGATGTCGCGCCGGACGACGCCCTGAAACCACGGGCGTGGACCTTGCGCGTGTCCGCGCGGTTCCCTCTGTTCTGTTTCGAGTCTTTCCCGCGCCGGTACCGCCGATGACCGCCCTCTTCCCCTTCGACAACAGCTACGCGCGCCTGCCGGACCGCTTCTTCAAGCGGATCGCGCCAACGCCGGTCGAGGCACCGCGGCTCATACGGCTCAATCGAGCGCTTGCCGAGGATCTCGGGCTCGACGCTGTGCGGCTTGAAAGTCCGGAGGGTGTCTCCGTGTTGGCCGGGCAGCACGTCGCGGAGGGCTCCGAGCCGCTCGCGGCGGCCTATGCCGGTCACCAGTTCGGACAATTCGTGCCGCAGCTCGGCGATGGTCGGGCCATTCTGCTCGGGGAGGTCGTCGGCCGCGACGGGCGGCGGCGTGACATCCAGCTCAAGGGATCGGGCCCGACGCCGTTCTCCCGCCGGGGTGACGGGCGTGCCGCCCTCGGGCCCGTACTGCGTGAATATCTCGTCAGCGAGGCCATGCATGCCCTCGGCATCCCGACCACCCGCGCGCTGGCCGCCGTCACCACGGGCGAGCAGGTGATCCGCGAGACGGTCCTGCCCGGCGCCGTCCTGACGCGGGTCGCATCGAGCCATATCCGGGTCGGATCGTTCCAGTTCTTCGCCGCCCGCGGCGATGTCGAGGGCCTTCGCGCACTCGCGGACCACGCCATCGCGCGGCACGATCCGGCGGCGGCGGACGCCGACAACCCCTACCGGGCCTTTCTCGAAGGCGTGATCCGCCGGCAGGCCGAGTTGGTGGCCCGCTGGCTCACGGTCGGCTTCATCCACGGCGTGATGAACACCGACAACATGTCGATTGCCGGCGAGACCATCGATTACGGTCCCTGCGCGTTCCTCGACACCTACGATCCGGCGACCGCCTTCAGCTCGATCGACCGGCACGGGCGCTACGCCTACGGCAACCAGCCCCGCATCGCCTTGTGGAATCTCACCCGGCTGGCGGAAGCGCTGCTGCCGCTCCTGTCGGACGACGAGACGCGGGCGGTGGCCGAGGCCGAGGCCGCGCTGAGCGGCTTCGCCGCACTGTTCGAGACCGCCTATCACGGTGGGCTGAATCGTAAGCTCGGGGTCGCCACGACGCGGGACGGCGATGCCGCCCTCGCTGGCGACCTTCTGAAGACCATGGCCGAGAACGAAGCCGACTTCACCCTCACCTTCCGGCGCCTCGGCGACGCCGTGCCGGAGGCCGGCAAGGCTCCCGATCCGGCCGCCATCGAGGCGGTGCGCAGCCTCTTCATCGATCCGACCGCCTACGACCGTTGGGCCGAGCGCTGGCACCGCAGGCTTGCCGAAGAGCCGGGTGATGGCACGGCGCGGCGGCAGATGATGCGCACGGCCAATCCTGCCTTCATTCCGCGAAACCACCGCGTGGAGGCGATGATCGAGGCAGCGGTCGAGCGCCAGGATTTCGCACCGTTCGAGACTTTGCTGAAGGTCCTCGCCCGGCCCTTTGACGACCAGCCCGACTTTGCGCAATTTGCGGAGGCTCCCGAAGGCGGCGGACGCGGCTATCGAACTTTCTGTGGGACCTGAGAAGAATTCTTTCCTCGAATCATCGCGCTGTGATCAGATCTGATGAATATAAATTCCTTAGTGTATGTTAATTTTGCACTATGGGTAAGTCCATCCTCGATCAATCATTCGGTAACGATACGTCCGTACTTCCCGCCCTCGATACATCATCTTCCGCGATGCGATCGAGGAGTACATCATGGCGGACCCCGTTCGCTCGCCTCTAACGATTCGATTGACGCTGGCTGCCCGCGTTGCCCTGCTTGGCAGCCTCTTCGTTTTGGTGGCGACCCTCGCGGTCGGCGGCAACCTTCTGCTTGAAGCACGCGCCGTCATGCACGCCCGGGCGGCGGATTCATTGGATAGCTCCATGCGCCTGCTCCGGGCCGGCATGGAGCACGCGGCCGGGGAGAAACCGGACCTCAACGCCGCCGTCGATCGTGTCGAGAGCGTGACCGGCGGGACCGCGACCGTCTTCACCGGCGAGGTCCGGTCCGCCACCACGGTGCGCAAGGCCGATGGCAGCCGCGCGGTCGGCACCCGGCTCGCCCCCGGCCCTGTTCACGACACCGTGCTCGGTCGCGGCGGGATCTATCGCGGCGAGGCGGACATTCTCGGCATGCCCTACCTGACTCTGTACGAGCCGATCCTCGGCGCGGACGGTCATGTCACCGGCATCCTCTATGTCGGCCTGAAGCGGGGCGACGTCCTGGCCGGGCTCGACCGGATGACCCGTCAGGCGGCCCTGGTGGGCGGCGGCATGATCGCGGCGGCGATGGTCCTGCTCTGGCTCGCCATCCGCCGTACCCTGCGTCCGCTCGACGGATTGGGCCGGACGATGACCCGGCTCGCCGAGGGCGATATCGCGGCCGAGGTGCCCGGCCTGAGCCGGCGGGACGAGATCGGCGCCATGGCCGCCGCGGTGCAGGTGTTCAAGGAGAGCCTGATCCGCACCCGCGAACTCGAACGGGAGAGCGCGCTGGCCCGCGCCGCCTCCGAGGATGAGCGCAAGCGGGCGCTCGGCGCCATCGCCGAAGGGTTCGAGCAGGCGGTGGGCGGCATCGTCGGCATGGTGGCAGCCTCCGCCACGGAGCTGCAGGTCACGGCCGAGACCATGGCGGCGACGGCGCGCCAGACCGCGACCCGATCCGGGCACGTCGCCGGCGCAGCCGAGGACGCCGCCTCGAATGTCGGCACCGTGGCGGCCGCCGCCGAGCAGCTCGGCGCCTCGGTGCAGGAGATCGGCCGCCAGGTCTCGAACTCGTCCGACCTCGCCGCAGGCGCAGTCACCGAGGCGGATCGGACCGCGATCCTAGTCCATGAACTCGATGCCGTCGTGAGCCGGATCGGCGACGTCGTCGGCCTGATCGCAACCATCGCGGGACAGACCAACCTGCTCGCGCTCAATGCGACCATCGAGGCGGCGCGCGCCGGCGAGGCTGGCCGCGGCTTCGCCGTGGTCGCGGCCGAGGTGAAGGAACTCGCCAACCAGACGGCACGGGCAACCGAGGAGATTTCCGGCCAGATCGGCCGCGTTCAGGGAGCGACCGGCCAAGCCGTCGCCGCGATCGGCGGCATCACCGCCCGTATCCGCGAGATCAGCGACGTCGCCAACGGGATCGCCGCGGCCGTCGAGGAGCAGGGGGCGGCGACGCAGGAAATCGTGCGCAACGTCGCCCAGGCTGCGAGCGGCACCGGCGCCGTGACCTCGAACATCGCCGGCGTGGCGCGCGCCTCCGAGGAGACCGGCGCGGCGGCGGCCCAGGTGCTGTCCTCCGCCTCCGAATTGTCGCGGCAATCGGAGCATCTCAGCGCCGAGGTGGCTCGCTTCCTCGGCACCGTGCGGGCGGCCTGAGGTAAAGCGGCGGCGCTACGCACAAAATGCGGGCGACGCCGCAAAGACCAGCGGCGCGGATTGACGGAGCGATGCGTATCGCTTACTCCCCGCCCCTCACTTGCTGAGAGACCCTCGCCAGAATCCGGCGGGGAAGCGGCGAACGGATCGACGATGCGCACGGTTCTTATCGTAGTGGAAGCGCCACGGACGGGGCGGGCTTGATCTCAAGCCCGACAGGCCCGGTCGGTGGCGCATGCAGGGTCCCCTAGGGGCCCTTTTTTATTGCGCGAAATCCAACGGGCCGGCATGCGGATCGGAACACGAAGAACGGATTGATGGAGGAGTCGATGAGCGGCGAGGTCATGACCGGGGCCCAGATGGTCATCCGGGCGTTCCAGGATCAGGGGGTGGACACCCTGTTCGGCTATCCGGGCGGTGCCGTGCTTCCGATTTACGACGCGCTCTTCGACGAGACCACGATCAAGCACGTGCTGGTGCGCCACGAGCAGGGCGCGGTCCATGCG is from Methylorubrum sp. B1-46 and encodes:
- a CDS encoding YdiU family protein; amino-acid sequence: MTALFPFDNSYARLPDRFFKRIAPTPVEAPRLIRLNRALAEDLGLDAVRLESPEGVSVLAGQHVAEGSEPLAAAYAGHQFGQFVPQLGDGRAILLGEVVGRDGRRRDIQLKGSGPTPFSRRGDGRAALGPVLREYLVSEAMHALGIPTTRALAAVTTGEQVIRETVLPGAVLTRVASSHIRVGSFQFFAARGDVEGLRALADHAIARHDPAAADADNPYRAFLEGVIRRQAELVARWLTVGFIHGVMNTDNMSIAGETIDYGPCAFLDTYDPATAFSSIDRHGRYAYGNQPRIALWNLTRLAEALLPLLSDDETRAVAEAEAALSGFAALFETAYHGGLNRKLGVATTRDGDAALAGDLLKTMAENEADFTLTFRRLGDAVPEAGKAPDPAAIEAVRSLFIDPTAYDRWAERWHRRLAEEPGDGTARRQMMRTANPAFIPRNHRVEAMIEAAVERQDFAPFETLLKVLARPFDDQPDFAQFAEAPEGGGRGYRTFCGT
- a CDS encoding methyl-accepting chemotaxis protein — encoded protein: MRLLRAGMEHAAGEKPDLNAAVDRVESVTGGTATVFTGEVRSATTVRKADGSRAVGTRLAPGPVHDTVLGRGGIYRGEADILGMPYLTLYEPILGADGHVTGILYVGLKRGDVLAGLDRMTRQAALVGGGMIAAAMVLLWLAIRRTLRPLDGLGRTMTRLAEGDIAAEVPGLSRRDEIGAMAAAVQVFKESLIRTRELERESALARAASEDERKRALGAIAEGFEQAVGGIVGMVAASATELQVTAETMAATARQTATRSGHVAGAAEDAASNVGTVAAAAEQLGASVQEIGRQVSNSSDLAAGAVTEADRTAILVHELDAVVSRIGDVVGLIATIAGQTNLLALNATIEAARAGEAGRGFAVVAAEVKELANQTARATEEISGQIGRVQGATGQAVAAIGGITARIREISDVANGIAAAVEEQGAATQEIVRNVAQAASGTGAVTSNIAGVARASEETGAAAAQVLSSASELSRQSEHLSAEVARFLGTVRAA
- a CDS encoding MFS transporter, coding for MADALTGKVARRLLPFLMLCYFFAYLDRVNVGFAALTMNRDIGLSATAYGLGAGLFFLGYVVFEVPSNLILERVGARIWIARIMVTWSLISASTAFVTGEWSFYLVRILLGLAEAGFFPGIILYLTYWFPAAQRAGIVGTFMMAVPLSAAIGAPLSGLVMSLTDGWLGLAGWQWLYLLEAAPSLALGLATLFVLTDRPERATWLTDAERATLIARMAEDHRLRPGRTAHLSDALRDPRLLGLGLVYFGLSTGLYAVGLWLPQIVSSFGFSTTATGFVTAVPYIVSAAGMLAWTRRSDRRGERVRHVAIPTVAAGLALLAASQAGTPLLTIVTLSLAALGVFAALPTFWTLPTRLLSGTAAAGGIALINALGSLGGFAGPALMGWVRDATGRFDDGLAAVAVVLIVAGALVLRIGRETERDMAPTADPAGALNRSRETAKHGTAVGATKRRSD
- a CDS encoding ferritin-like domain-containing protein, translating into MGLFTKDIKSLDDLFVHTLQDVYYAENQITKALPTMIGKATNAQLRQGFETHLRETEGQIKRLEQVFEMHGHKPKAVNCPAIDGIIKEANETAGEVADKEVLDAALLAAAQAVEHYEIARYGTLVAWAKRLGRDDCAAVLQQTLDEEKATDQKLTALAESRVNQKAA